The nucleotide sequence CTGAAACCGATACGATACTTTTGGAGTTTTCGGTGGTCAACAGTTTGTTCAACCGCGGGCAATTTTGTAGTAGATAAGCTTCAATTTCCTCCTTGTTCTCCCCGGCATCTATAGTGATGTTTATGTTTTTGGACGTAGTATCTTTAAGAACAAACTCGGTATTCTCTTCAACATTGGTACTATCTTCCAGTGTTTCAACCAGTGCGAAAAGTTTTGTCTTTAATTGGTCGCCCATGATGGCCGATTCGATACAACCGTTGATCTCCTCGTACATTTCATCCTTTAAAAGACCCTGGTCAACCTCATCGAGGCAGGTGCAGGCCTCCTGTGAAATAGTAACCACCGAATCTTCCTGTGCCACGATTGAAGTGGCAAAAAATGTTATAAATGCAATGTAAAGTATCTTCTTCATCGATGTTACTTTAGCCCCGTGCTGCCAAATCCTCCAGCGCCACGCGTTGTTTCTTCCAATATATCTACTTCTTCCCATTGGGCCCGTTCGTGCTTAGCAATGACTAATTGCGCGATCCGTTCTCCATTTTCGATGGTAAAATCGTCATTAGAAAGGTTGACGAGTATCACCCCGATCTCACCTCTATAATCGGCATCAATGGTTCCGGGGGCATTGAGAACCGTGATTCCTTTCTTGGCTGCGAGTCCGCTGCGTGGACGAACCTGTGCTTCATATCCTACCGGTAGTTCAATAAAAAGTCCGGTTTTAACTATGGCACGTTGTAACGGTTTTAACGTGGAAGGTTCCGGCACATTTGCTCTGAGATCCATTCCCGCAGATGCCAAGGTTTCGTAAGAAGGTAGCGGGTGATCGGAATTATTAATGATTTTTATTTTCACAATGTTATTGTTAGAAACCGTGCTTCAGAGGTCGTTAAGACACTTTAAATAACACCGTTTTATTTTCTTATTATTCTATTGAGTTCTTTTCTTTCAGAAACAAAAATCAGAAACAAAAATACCAATAATAATGCGGTTCCAATAGCTAAATTTCCGTCAAATACGTAAAAAGCAATTCCCGAAAAAAGCACCGAGATCATAAGATATCCGCCAATCTTTTTCAGGTCATACGGAATAGCATAATGTCTCTGTCCATAGAAATACGATAACAGCATCATGGTCCCATAAGCCGCCAGTGTGGCGATAGCAGACCCAATATAGCTTATAAGTGGTATTAATGCAAAGTTAAGGGTAAGTGTGATGACAGCACCTACTACCGAAATATAAGCCCCGTATTTGGTGCGATCGGTTACCTTATACCATACCGACAGATTGTGATATACACCCAGACAGAGATTTGCAAGAAGAATCACCGGCACGATTACCAGGGCCTCCCAGAACTCACTTTCCGGAATAAGGATGCGCTTAAACACATCAAGATACACCACAACGAACAAGAGGATCAAGCTTCCAAATACAGTAAAATATTTAGTGATGGTGGCATAGGTTTGTTTTGCATTCTCATGTTTGGAATGATTGAAAAAGAAGGGTTCAATTCCCAAACGGAACGCTGTAGCAAACAAGGTCATAAAAACACCCAGTTTATAACAGGCAGCATATACCCCCACCTCGCCTTCAGCGATCTCGGGATCCAGGAGGTATTTGAGTAAAATCTTATCGAAGGCTTCATTTACGGAGAATGCTATTCCGGCAACTAAAACAGGAAGTGCGTATGCCAACATCTGTTTCCAAATGGCTTTGGAAAATTTAAATCCAATCTTTACATATAATGGTAATAAAACGACTAACGTTATAGCACTTGCTATAAGATTAGAAATAAAAACGTAGGCCACATTAAATTCTTCCGAATACATACGGTCCCAGAATGATCCGGGGCTATGTTCTGCCCAATGGGGTAATACCAAGAAGAAAAAGAGATTCAGACCAAGATTAATAAGTACGTTGAAGATCTTGATCACGGCATATCGCATGGGTTTCTCATTGGCCCGGAACCACACAAAGGGCAACACTGCCAGGGCGTCCAATGCCAGAATAAGAAGGGCATAGGTAATATATTCTGGCTTAAATTCTAAAAAGGCCGCGATGCTGTCATTCATTAACAGGGTGAGAAGCAGAAAAATTACAGTAGAAATAGTGAGGGAGGATAATGCGGTTGATTGTACCAGATCCTTTTTAGATTTGTCTTTGTTGATAAACCGGAAGAAAGCTGTCTCCATTCCGTAAGACAGTAATACATTACCCAAAATAAGAAACGCCATGAGTGAGGCATAGATCCCATATTGTTCCTTTCCAAGCACCACCACATAAAGTGGAACTAAAAAAATGGCCAAAGCACGAGGTAAAACCGTTGCCAGACCATAGATAAATGTTTGTCGGAAAAGCTTTTTAAAAACGCTCAATGAAATCTTTTTTACACTTCTACAAGGTTACGAAAACCTATCAGGTTTAACAACATTAGTTATCAGACTTCATATTAGAAGCAGGGTACGCCAGCATGGATTTGATTTCAATCTTTTTGATCTTATAATAGCGCATTTCGCCATAATGAAAATAGCTTATAACGGCCTCCTCATCTTCCAGATCGAATGGAAACGGCACGGGAGGGGTGTTCTGTGCTTCCTTCAACGGATCTGAATCCATGATCACATCCGGTTTCCTTATATGTTTAAAATACCCCACATATTGGTTCCGGATTTCTGGAGACAATTGAGCTTTTACGATGTGGTTTCTGAAATAAATGCTGTCTATGACCACCGCATCGGTAAAGGATTGAAACGATATATGGAGATTGGTGCCAGATCCTCCCGATGGAATTCCTGCTACCCATGGCTGCGCATACACTTCTCCTAAACTGAAGGGAGGGGTTTTAGTGAGCTTGTAATCTGTTTTCGAACCTCCACAGCCAAAACCGACACATAGCATCACGATTCCAAATAACATAGCGACGAGATGTAATTGATATTTCATAGAAATAAAATTACAATATAAAATTTGGTTCGGGAAACGAAAAAAGCCTTTCCCGTAGTATTAGGAAAGGCTTTTTATTATAAGTAGGTTAGATAAACTATCCCGCAAGTGCTTCGGCTCCACCAACGATCTCAAGAATCTCATTGGTAATCGCAGCTTGTCTTGCTTTGTTGTATTGTAATTTAAGTTGATCGCGAAGCTCGGTTGCGTTATCGGTTGCCTTGTGCATGGCCGTCATACGAGCACCGTGTTCACTGGCAACAGAATCCCGTATCGCCTTAAACAACTGTGTTTTTAAGCTCTTCGGAATTAATTCCTTTACGATCTTTACTTTTGAAGGTTCAAAAATATAGTCGGCTGCCCCTTTTGGTTCAGAATCTGCTTTCACCTTAGGAGGAAGAATTGGTAGAAACTGTTCGTTCATAACGATTTGCGTGGCCGCATTCTTAAATTTGTTATAAACCAACACGATCTTATCGTATTTTCCTTCAGAGAACATGTCCATCAATTGCTGAGCGATCTCTGCGGAATTCTCAAAAGTAAGATCGTCGAAAATAGCATTGTTGTTCGCCGTAATTTTAGACGACTTCTTTAAAATGTCGTTCCCCTTTTTACCCACTGTAAAGAAATCCACTTCCTTTCCGGCATAAGTCTCCTTAGCAAGTTTTACAGCATCCTTAATAATATTACTGTTAAACGCACCTGCCAGACCTCTGTTGGAAGTGATGGCAACAACCAAAACTTTATTTACTTCACGCTGATCTGCAAACTTACTCCCGCTGTCATCATCCAAGGTAGCACTCAGATTCTGCAATAGTTCAGTAAGTTTATCGGCATAAGGGCGCATTGCAGTAATAGCATCCTGTGCCTTTTTCAACTTGGCAGCCGATACCATTTTCATGGCACTGGTGATCTGCATGGTTGAACCCACAGAAGCAATCCTATTACGTATTTCCTTTAAATTTGCCATTCTTTTATTGAATTGAGAGCAAAGTACAGGGCACTGAGGATAAATACCCCTCAGTCCCTCGTACTAATATCTAACTACTTTTTATATTTTGCTGAAAGATCTGCAGCTACCGAAGTTAACGTATCAATCACTTCATCGGTTAGCTTACCAGCCTTTAAAGTATCCAGAGTTTCTCTATGCTTTGCATTCAGAAATTCTAAATAGTCTCTTTCAAATTCCTTCACTTTCTCCACAGGCACATTTCTTAGTAAATTCTTTGAACCTGCATAGATAATCGCTATCTGATCCTCTACTGTGAAGGGGTCGTTTTGAGCCTGTTTCAGGATCTCAACATTTCGTTTTCCTTTTTCAATTACATTTAATGTCGCGGCGTCAAGGTCACTACCAAACTTAGCGAAGGCTTCCAATTCACGGAATTGTGCCTGATCCAGTTTAAGTGTTCCGGCAACTTTCTTCATCGATTTGATCTGGGCATTTCCACCCACTCGTGATACTGAAATTCCCACGTTGATCGCAGGACGAACACCCGCGTTAAAAAGATCAGATTCCAGGAAGATCTGTCCGTCGGTAATCGAAATTACGTTTGTTGGAATATAGGCCGAAACGTCTCCTGCCTGAGTCTCGATAATTGGCAAAGCTGTAAGAGATCCTCCCCCTTTTACGATTCCTTTTAAGGACTCTGGAAGGTCGTTCATGGTCTTAGCAATATCATCATCGGCGATCACCTTTGCAGAACGCTCTAACAATCTGGAGTGAAGGTAGAATACATCCCCGGGATATGCTTCACGTCCAGGTGGACGACGAAGTAACAGGGATACCTCACGATATGCAACTGCCTGCTTCGAAAGATCATCGTAAATGATAAGTGCGGGACGACCTGTATCTCTGAAGTACTCTCCGATCGCTGCTCCGGCAAATGGTGCATATACCTGCATAGGAGCAGGGTCTGATGCATTTGCAGCAACAATAGTTGTATAGGCAAGAGCACCTTTATCTTCAAGTACCTTAGCGATGTTTGCCACGGTAGATGCTTTTTGTCCGATAGCTACATAAATACAGTACACCGGCTCACCAGCATCATAAAATTCTTTTTGATTCAAAATGGTATCGATACAAACGGTGGTTTTACCTGTTTGACGGTCACCAATTACCAATTCACGCTGACCTCTACCTACAGGGATCATGGCGTCAATCGATTTAATACCTGTCTGTAAGGGTTCCGTTACCGGTTGACGGTAAATTACTCCCGGAGCCTTACGCTCCAATGGCATTTCGAAAGTTTCGCCTGTGATAGGACCTTTTCCGTCTATAGGTTGACCAAGCGTATTTACCACACGGCCTGTAATCCCTTCACCAACTTTAAGAGAGGCGATACGTTGAGTTCTTTTTACAGTTGCCCCTTCTTTTATCTCTTTTGAAGGACCTAACAATACAACCCCAACGTTGTCTTCTTCCAGGTTAAGTACGATACCTTCCAATCCGTCTTCGAATTCTACTAATTCACCATACTGAGCGTTTGCAAGTCCGTAAACACGGGCAATACCATCTCCTACGGTTAATACAGTTCCTACTTCATCTAATGAAGCTGTTGCTTCAAAACCTGAAAGTTGTTGCTTTAAGATTGCTGATACTTCAGCGGGTTTAACTTCTGCCATTTTCTTACATTATAGGTATAGTCTGTTGCCTTGGCAAAGGACTATAATGATTTACTAAATTCTCTTTTTATATTTCCTAATTGGTTTGCGATACTCGCATTGTACTGAAGATCTCCTACTCTAAGAATAAAGCCTCCTATTATAGATTCATCAATACTATTTTCTATGGTTACCGAAGTACTTCCGGTAAGCTCCTTAACTTTTTTCAATACCTGAGCTTCCAACGCTTCCGAAAGAGGCACGGCGGTAGTTACTTTTGCAACTTTTACACCCTGTTCTTCATTATAAAGGCTAATATAGCTTCCCGCAACATCGCCCAATAAATTTATTCGCTGGTTTTCAATTAAAGTCTTAATGAGTGCCTTTGTATTGTCTGACTGACTGCTGAAGATCTTTAATAGCGCTTCTCTTTTGTCTTCGGCTTTAACCACAGGACTTTTTAATACCACTCTTAATTCTTTACTATTCTCGAGTGTTGCTTGTACGGATTGCATATCTCCAAACACAACGTTGGCTAAATTAGCATCGTTGGCTTGTTGTAATACTGCTTTAGCGTATCGGATGGCTGCTTTACTTCCGTTCATGAGTGTCTTAATTTAATTTGGCGTCGTCCAACATATTCTCAACCAACTGCAATTGCTTGTCTTTGTTTGAAAGTTCAGCTTTAACGACCTTCTCTGCGATTTCCAGAGACAATTCGGCAACTTGATTTTTTAGTTCGGCCATTGCAGATTTCTTTTCACTTTCGATGGCAGCCTGTGCCTGAGCGATCATTTTATCTGTAGTTTCCTTAGCCTCATCTTTTGCATCAGTGATCATCTTGGTCTTAAGTTCTCTTGCTTCTTTCATCATTGCCTCACGCTCTTGACGAGCTTCCTGCAGGATACGCTCATTGTCGGCTTTGAGATTCTGCATTTCCAATTTGGCAGCTTCAGCAGCAGCAAGAGCATCCTTTATAGATTGCTCTCTGGTGTTCACAGCCCCTAAAATTGGCTTCCAGGCAAACTTTCTTAAGATGAAAAGCAGGATCAAAAAGGAAATTCCTGTCCAAAAAATAAGTCCTAATTCCGGAGTTATTAAATCCATATTATTATGATTATCTAATTAATTTAAAATATTTAAACAAAGGTGTAACCAACCGTTACACCTTTGTTCTTTGTTTTAACCGGCAACAAGGAAGGATACAACCACCCCGAAAAGTGCTACCGCCTCAATAAAGGCGATAAGTACAATTGCAGAACCTTGTAATTTACCTTGCATTTCTGGTTGACGAGCCATGGCTTCCATAGCTGCCCCACCAATTTTACCTACACCGATACCACCACCAATGGCTGCTAAACCAGCTCCAATAGCTGCGATAGGTCCAAAGTTTGTAGCAACTTCCTGTAATAATGCTAAACTCATAGTTTAAATATTTAAAAATTAATTAATGTTCCTCTTCTAAAGCTTGTCCAAAATACAATGCCGATAGCATGGTAAAGATATAAGCTTGTATTGCTACAACCAGCACTTCAATAACACTAATAAACACTACGAACAACACAGATCCTGCTCCTACAATGTAGTTTTTAAATATAAATGTTAGTGATATTAAACTCAGTACAATAATATGTCCTGCGGTTATATTTGCAAACAATCGAATTGTTAATGCGATAGGCTTTATAAACATACCCATGAATTCGATCGGTGCCAAAAACAGCTTCATTGGAACCGGTAATCCCGGCATCCAAAGCATGTGTTTCCAATAGTATTTTTTACTGCTAAATAATGTTATAATAAACGTGAATAAAGCCAATGTTACGGTAAACGCGATATTTCCGCTTAAGTTACTGCTAAATGGAAATACAGGGATCAAACCTATAACGTTGTTGATCCAAATAAAGAAAAACAATGTCAATAAAAATGGCATGTATTTCATGTATTTCTTTTCTCCAATGTTTGGAATGGCTACTTCGTCTCTAATGAACAGAATGATCGGCTCCATAAATTTGCCAATACCAGAAGGCAAATTATTATTCGACTTCTTATACGATCTTGCACTTAAAAGAAATATGGTCAAGATGATAAAAAGTGACAAAAACATGGAAAACACGTTCTTGGTAATGGAAAAATTTAAAGGTCGCTCAGCGTTGGTTGCATGATGCTCCGCATCAAACTTAACTTCTGTTTCACCTTCGTTTAACTGGTATATCTTTTCATGAAGATTCACAAATTTTAAGCCCTTTCGCTCTACAATCACTTCCCCGTCTACATCGTGATGAAATTCTCCAGACATAAATGTTACCAGCCCCTTATCAGTAAATAATATAACAGGTAGCGAGACAGACAAGTCTCCGGCTATATGAAAGCTGTGACTGTCTTTAATATGATGAAAAATAAGCTCTTTGGTGTCGAAGGGTTTATCTTCTTCAGATCCTTCAGGAGATGCGTTCGATGCGCCAAACGCGGTGGAAGCTACTAGAATAAAAAACACCCCTAAAATGAGGTTCTTAATGGCGGTAAAATAAGTCGTTTTCAATAGAGTAAATTTGCGTTCCTGAAATTTGGTGCAAATGTACTAATAGTAAATGAATTGACAAACCAAATAAAGCTTTGTTTATTGCTTTTTTAAAAAATTATGTAACTGTGTAATTTCGAAGGCTAAAAAGAGAAAATAAGGAATGAAAAATTGAATGCCCTCCACTTTTGGATGTGCGATATCACCAATAAACACAGGCAATAAAAAAATTATAACGAGAAACATCTTCCCCAGGGTCAATCCCAAAAAAATATTCATCACGTTCTTGTTTCCCTGTGAAATTTTATAATAAATTATTCCGAAAACAATTAAAACCAATACAGCATTAAACACATAAATGCTCCAGATGGGCAAATAGAGTTCGTATGCTGCGAAGAAATTCAGAAAGATATAATAGTGTATCGCACATAGAAGCGCCGTAAAAACAGAAAGTTTCAGGCTAAATTTTAGCAGATCTTTAGTCATTGTCTTTTTTTGAAGAATCACTCACTTGTTTAATGACAAAGTACATCGCAATGGCCACCGATCCCAAACTACAAAGTATCGTCCAAACTGAATATTTGTTAGGGAAGGCCTCGTCCAGTTTTACACCTCCAAAACTTCCTAAACCAATAATTGCTAGCATTTGAAAGGCGACACCCGAATAACGGGCGTAGCTATTAATTTTGCTCTGCCTTCGTTTTTTGGATTCGTTGGGTTCTGTCAAAAGGGTGGTTTTGAGATTTTTTGTCTTCTGATGACGTTGATGTAGCCGTTTCAGGCGTAGCTTTTGGCTTAGATGAGCCTTTCATCTCACAAGAAGCATTAAAAGTTGCCCCCGGCTCTACAGCCAGTTTCCCAACGACAACATCGCCATTGATCACCGCAGTAGATTTTAAAGTTAGGGTTCCGGAAACATCCAGATTACCATCGAAGGTTCCTTCAATATCGGCATTTTCACAGGTAAGGGTTCCGTTGATCTTCCCCGATTTTCCCACTACTACTTTTGAAGGAGTAGTTACATTCCCTTCAATAATTCCGTCAATTCTGAAAAACCCTTCCGAATGTATATCACCCTTAAGCTTTGTTCCTTCATTAATTCTGTTTTGGCTTGCTGTTGGTTCCATAATGCTCCTTTCTTTTTTATCTGAAAACATATCGATTATTTTTGGGGATTATCTTCCTTTTGTTCTACAGGGGCTGCCGTTAGATACTCATCGAGATTCTTATGTATCTGAATTATCTTATAATTTTGAGTAGCGATCTCAAAGAACGGATCTTTGATCTTGTACTTTTTGTTCTCCTTTAAAATTTCTCCGAATCCTCTTCCTCCTAAACGTGTGTTGAGTCCGTGAATGATCACGAAGATCGTTTGCGGATCATAATAATCTATAGAGGTAGACATATTGTAATAGTTGTATTCGGTGATAGCTTTGTCCAGTTTTTCCTGAAGCGCAATTGCAGCTTCCCTGTTATCACTGTCGAAACGATACATTACTTTCCAGTTGTCACTTTCCTCATCGGCAATAAAATTCTTATTGGCGATCTTAGGCAGAACCTGCGAATAGATCTGCTGTGCTTGTTTACCTTCATCGGAGTTCGGATAGGTGAGGGAAACAAAATTCAAGGCCTTTTTATAGGCTTCAAAACCCTGTTGTCTGGCAATAGCCGTTGCTTTAAGTAATTCCAATTTGGGTACGATGTCATCTCCGTTATACAGTATGATGTATTCGTCGCTGGTATCGATTACGTATTGATACTTCGCCGCTTCAAATTCTTTATACAGCGCTTTGTATTTAAACTCGGGGCTGGATTCGTCTGTGGCCAGTACCGTATTCGGGTTCAGTAAAATTTCTGCATAACGCGAATCGGGATGATTATTAATGATATCATTCTTGTATTTATCAGACATCGCCATATCCCCCAATTGAGCATAGATCTTATGCAGGTTATATTTCGACGGAAGGATCAATCGTTCCTCGGGATTAAAACTAAGCAGTTTCTCTAATCTGTTTGCCGCCAGACCGTATTCTTTAAATTTTTCCTTGTAAATTAGTCCTAACTGGTAGTAGGCAAAATTTCGCTCCTTGGTAATACTATCGATGGCTTCCTGTGTTTTTGGAAGCATATTGAGATAGGTCTCCGGCTTAAACATTTCATTTTGAGAAATAGGAACTACTTCTTCCGCCACCACAACTTCGTTGGTAATTCCTGTAGATCGTTTGCTGGATCGTCTCCAGTCATCTTCAAGATTTCGATCTCCCCATCGCTTTTTAAATTCTTGTTTTCCGAAGGCAACTGTAGCTGAATTATAGAAATAGAATTTACCTCCCTGAGTTTCCTTTCCTGCAGTCTTGTTTTCCTTTTTGTAAAATTCATTGTTGGCAATCTGCTTTTCTGCCTTTACGCTGGAAATAGAGTCTTCGATCGCCAGCGCCTTTAACCTAGCTGTGTAATCTTCAAAATAAGCCCTTTGTTGTGCTTCGCTCATATTCGCCAGCCGCAGCACACTGTCGTTTAATGTCGCAATGTCCTCGTATTTTATAACATCATCC is from Constantimarinum furrinae and encodes:
- the atpA gene encoding F0F1 ATP synthase subunit alpha; amino-acid sequence: MAEVKPAEVSAILKQQLSGFEATASLDEVGTVLTVGDGIARVYGLANAQYGELVEFEDGLEGIVLNLEEDNVGVVLLGPSKEIKEGATVKRTQRIASLKVGEGITGRVVNTLGQPIDGKGPITGETFEMPLERKAPGVIYRQPVTEPLQTGIKSIDAMIPVGRGQRELVIGDRQTGKTTVCIDTILNQKEFYDAGEPVYCIYVAIGQKASTVANIAKVLEDKGALAYTTIVAANASDPAPMQVYAPFAGAAIGEYFRDTGRPALIIYDDLSKQAVAYREVSLLLRRPPGREAYPGDVFYLHSRLLERSAKVIADDDIAKTMNDLPESLKGIVKGGGSLTALPIIETQAGDVSAYIPTNVISITDGQIFLESDLFNAGVRPAINVGISVSRVGGNAQIKSMKKVAGTLKLDQAQFRELEAFAKFGSDLDAATLNVIEKGKRNVEILKQAQNDPFTVEDQIAIIYAGSKNLLRNVPVEKVKEFERDYLEFLNAKHRETLDTLKAGKLTDEVIDTLTSVAADLSAKYKK
- the porW gene encoding type IX secretion system periplasmic lipoprotein PorW/SprE is translated as MKATYKITLFLLAVLFLAACSRKKNTFMSRNYHAVTAEYNALYNGGLAFEAGKEELTLTYRDNYWEILPVERFEQEESMTLPGQSKDPNFNRAEEKAAKAIQKHSIYIDGKEYNPQIDEAYMMLGKARYFDQRFIPALDAFNFILNKYPTSNNINRANVWKAKTNIRLNNEDIALENLQEMMKEADLDDEELAEASAIMAQAYINLDSISEAVPYIKLASEYIQDNELKGRYAYIKGQLYNRLGERDSANMAFDEVIELNRKSPRVYMINAYIAKARNFDYDKEDRSAFLELLQELEANRENRPFLDKIYNQIGEYYRSTKNIDTAVIYYNKSIKDFKNDRTLQSMNYSTLAEINFDAAEYKRAGAYYDSTLNFLEENSRTWRRFKKKRENLDDVIKYEDIATLNDSVLRLANMSEAQQRAYFEDYTARLKALAIEDSISSVKAEKQIANNEFYKKENKTAGKETQGGKFYFYNSATVAFGKQEFKKRWGDRNLEDDWRRSSKRSTGITNEVVVAEEVVPISQNEMFKPETYLNMLPKTQEAIDSITKERNFAYYQLGLIYKEKFKEYGLAANRLEKLLSFNPEERLILPSKYNLHKIYAQLGDMAMSDKYKNDIINNHPDSRYAEILLNPNTVLATDESSPEFKYKALYKEFEAAKYQYVIDTSDEYIILYNGDDIVPKLELLKATAIARQQGFEAYKKALNFVSLTYPNSDEGKQAQQIYSQVLPKIANKNFIADEESDNWKVMYRFDSDNREAAIALQEKLDKAITEYNYYNMSTSIDYYDPQTIFVIIHGLNTRLGGRGFGEILKENKKYKIKDPFFEIATQNYKIIQIHKNLDEYLTAAPVEQKEDNPQK
- a CDS encoding bactofilin family protein, whose product is MEPTASQNRINEGTKLKGDIHSEGFFRIDGIIEGNVTTPSKVVVGKSGKINGTLTCENADIEGTFDGNLDVSGTLTLKSTAVINGDVVVGKLAVEPGATFNASCEMKGSSKPKATPETATSTSSEDKKSQNHPFDRTQRIQKTKAEQN
- the atpG gene encoding ATP synthase F1 subunit gamma, producing MANLKEIRNRIASVGSTMQITSAMKMVSAAKLKKAQDAITAMRPYADKLTELLQNLSATLDDDSGSKFADQREVNKVLVVAITSNRGLAGAFNSNIIKDAVKLAKETYAGKEVDFFTVGKKGNDILKKSSKITANNNAIFDDLTFENSAEIAQQLMDMFSEGKYDKIVLVYNKFKNAATQIVMNEQFLPILPPKVKADSEPKGAADYIFEPSKVKIVKELIPKSLKTQLFKAIRDSVASEHGARMTAMHKATDNATELRDQLKLQYNKARQAAITNEILEIVGGAEALAG
- the atpH gene encoding ATP synthase F1 subunit delta, yielding MNGSKAAIRYAKAVLQQANDANLANVVFGDMQSVQATLENSKELRVVLKSPVVKAEDKREALLKIFSSQSDNTKALIKTLIENQRINLLGDVAGSYISLYNEEQGVKVAKVTTAVPLSEALEAQVLKKVKELTGSTSVTIENSIDESIIGGFILRVGDLQYNASIANQLGNIKREFSKSL
- the atpE gene encoding ATP synthase F0 subunit C gives rise to the protein MSLALLQEVATNFGPIAAIGAGLAAIGGGIGVGKIGGAAMEAMARQPEMQGKLQGSAIVLIAFIEAVALFGVVVSFLVAG
- the dut gene encoding dUTP diphosphatase yields the protein MKIKIINNSDHPLPSYETLASAGMDLRANVPEPSTLKPLQRAIVKTGLFIELPVGYEAQVRPRSGLAAKKGITVLNAPGTIDADYRGEIGVILVNLSNDDFTIENGERIAQLVIAKHERAQWEEVDILEETTRGAGGFGSTGLK
- a CDS encoding F0F1 ATP synthase subunit B, producing the protein MDLITPELGLIFWTGISFLILLFILRKFAWKPILGAVNTREQSIKDALAAAEAAKLEMQNLKADNERILQEARQEREAMMKEARELKTKMITDAKDEAKETTDKMIAQAQAAIESEKKSAMAELKNQVAELSLEIAEKVVKAELSNKDKQLQLVENMLDDAKLN
- a CDS encoding AtpZ/AtpI family protein; amino-acid sequence: MTEPNESKKRRQSKINSYARYSGVAFQMLAIIGLGSFGGVKLDEAFPNKYSVWTILCSLGSVAIAMYFVIKQVSDSSKKDND
- a CDS encoding lipopolysaccharide biosynthesis protein, with translation MSVFKKLFRQTFIYGLATVLPRALAIFLVPLYVVVLGKEQYGIYASLMAFLILGNVLLSYGMETAFFRFINKDKSKKDLVQSTALSSLTISTVIFLLLTLLMNDSIAAFLEFKPEYITYALLILALDALAVLPFVWFRANEKPMRYAVIKIFNVLINLGLNLFFFLVLPHWAEHSPGSFWDRMYSEEFNVAYVFISNLIASAITLVVLLPLYVKIGFKFSKAIWKQMLAYALPVLVAGIAFSVNEAFDKILLKYLLDPEIAEGEVGVYAACYKLGVFMTLFATAFRLGIEPFFFNHSKHENAKQTYATITKYFTVFGSLILLFVVVYLDVFKRILIPESEFWEALVIVPVILLANLCLGVYHNLSVWYKVTDRTKYGAYISVVGAVITLTLNFALIPLISYIGSAIATLAAYGTMMLLSYFYGQRHYAIPYDLKKIGGYLMISVLFSGIAFYVFDGNLAIGTALLLVFLFLIFVSERKELNRIIRK
- the atpB gene encoding F0F1 ATP synthase subunit A: MKTTYFTAIKNLILGVFFILVASTAFGASNASPEGSEEDKPFDTKELIFHHIKDSHSFHIAGDLSVSLPVILFTDKGLVTFMSGEFHHDVDGEVIVERKGLKFVNLHEKIYQLNEGETEVKFDAEHHATNAERPLNFSITKNVFSMFLSLFIILTIFLLSARSYKKSNNNLPSGIGKFMEPIILFIRDEVAIPNIGEKKYMKYMPFLLTLFFFIWINNVIGLIPVFPFSSNLSGNIAFTVTLALFTFIITLFSSKKYYWKHMLWMPGLPVPMKLFLAPIEFMGMFIKPIALTIRLFANITAGHIIVLSLISLTFIFKNYIVGAGSVLFVVFISVIEVLVVAIQAYIFTMLSALYFGQALEEEH